In Candidatus Poribacteria bacterium, the following proteins share a genomic window:
- a CDS encoding HEAT repeat domain-containing protein: MRKKIRWFNESHPSVFIVPLLFLLVLGLGCDNQHYDERLKMQVQQLDSDLKDRWSTSGVVVLNTTPNGPADRAQLEAGELISYVIAEYPAREAGDFNRAIKQALDEDNNFILYLKDKPPLRIALRRQGDKVGLSVEGNGTVRVKEIQPGTPAANTDIQVGDIVEKIVDERKIYSLDDYKKTLGELSKKQFTFRTTELIGVKIAAVDALGDLGDVRAIEPLVDLFENSTEFSLRKGAINSLQRLVELSVLNDLFQEFQRADVNQLPADGLQAQQLESAAILGLLTVDRTENTATLKAPFGTQFRHRSEALYQKINEGQLAELAQAYIQIEVEPEQEIRRACLAMLGILKPVSAIDALVAVLENPAEIPGIRFQAGLALSQIGQPAVDTLITAFEKGDTSTKDIAASALGSIGGSKARDRLIHALENSTESAIQLTLVDAIAKIGDMPSIQALERQLQQYQQDDESGVRIFLDEVFRGLGDGSM, translated from the coding sequence ATGCGAAAAAAAATAAGATGGTTTAACGAATCTCACCCCTCGGTGTTTATCGTGCCACTCCTTTTTTTACTGGTACTCGGACTCGGATGTGATAATCAGCATTACGATGAACGCCTGAAAATGCAGGTGCAGCAGTTAGACAGTGACCTAAAAGACCGTTGGTCGACCAGTGGCGTCGTTGTTTTGAATACGACACCCAACGGTCCCGCAGATAGAGCACAACTCGAGGCCGGTGAACTCATCTCTTACGTCATTGCAGAATATCCTGCTCGAGAGGCTGGAGACTTTAACAGGGCAATAAAGCAGGCACTCGATGAGGATAATAACTTCATTCTTTATCTAAAAGATAAGCCTCCACTGCGTATCGCCCTCCGCAGACAAGGAGATAAGGTAGGACTCAGCGTTGAAGGCAATGGGACAGTGCGGGTCAAAGAGATTCAACCCGGTACCCCAGCGGCAAATACCGATATTCAGGTAGGAGACATTGTTGAGAAAATTGTCGATGAACGCAAAATTTATAGCCTTGATGATTACAAGAAAACGCTCGGAGAACTTTCTAAAAAGCAGTTTACTTTCCGAACGACCGAATTAATAGGTGTGAAGATTGCCGCTGTCGACGCACTCGGAGACTTAGGCGATGTCCGTGCGATTGAGCCACTCGTCGACCTCTTCGAAAATAGTACAGAATTCTCGCTCCGGAAAGGTGCCATTAATAGCCTTCAACGTCTCGTTGAATTGAGTGTCCTAAACGATCTTTTTCAGGAGTTTCAACGTGCCGACGTGAACCAACTGCCAGCCGATGGTCTTCAGGCACAACAGTTAGAATCTGCTGCGATCCTGGGTTTGCTTACTGTCGATAGAACCGAGAATACCGCCACCCTTAAGGCTCCCTTCGGGACCCAATTCAGACACAGATCCGAAGCACTTTATCAAAAAATTAACGAAGGACAACTCGCTGAACTTGCGCAAGCATACATCCAAATTGAAGTGGAACCAGAGCAAGAAATTCGACGCGCCTGCCTCGCGATGCTCGGAATACTCAAACCGGTTTCTGCCATTGATGCCCTCGTTGCGGTTCTTGAGAATCCTGCGGAAATTCCCGGTATCCGATTCCAAGCTGGATTGGCACTCAGTCAGATCGGTCAACCTGCCGTTGATACGCTTATTACTGCGTTTGAAAAGGGCGACACCAGCACGAAGGATATTGCTGCTTCCGCACTCGGGAGCATCGGGGGATCTAAGGCGCGGGATCGATTGATTCATGCCTTGGAAAATAGCACTGAATCGGCGATTCAACTCACCCTTGTCGACGCGATCGCAAAAATTGGCGATATGCCTTCAATCCAAGCGTTGGAACGTCAACTCCAACAGTACCAGCAGGACGATGAAAGTGGTGTGCGTATCTTTCTCGATGAGGTCTTCAGAGGTCTCGGAGACGGATCAATGTAA
- a CDS encoding HEAT repeat domain-containing protein, with amino-acid sequence MKKIWLALVLTLFVMGCGTQNENLAKGKELIKSDKRRKEERAVREFKLALQQQIDSAEAHYLLGYYNSQEFYEPDTTDWQEASIAERGKQMFLAYQAEQRKYLERLVFETLRDDDLDVQNAALDALKRIYKQGDRNRLLSQLQKAIKSSDNRDRHNANWVLGHLGQEDPGTIVPLLVKLLDHRRMETRLNAVKALGEVGSEQAIPALAALIESGSAKWARDREEPEVRQLAVEALGKIGGAAVPELVKIVQNKGSSLRVDAIRALAVLGDEKVVEPLLEALKEQSSRDVVIPIN; translated from the coding sequence ATGAAGAAAATCTGGCTTGCCCTTGTGCTTACGCTCTTTGTAATGGGGTGCGGCACTCAGAACGAGAACCTCGCGAAGGGTAAAGAACTGATTAAATCGGATAAACGACGCAAAGAAGAACGCGCTGTCCGAGAATTTAAACTCGCACTCCAGCAACAGATTGATAGTGCTGAGGCACACTATCTGCTTGGATATTACAACTCGCAGGAATTTTACGAACCGGATACCACTGATTGGCAAGAAGCATCGATCGCTGAACGAGGCAAACAGATGTTCCTCGCATATCAAGCAGAGCAGCGGAAGTACCTCGAAAGACTCGTTTTTGAGACACTCCGTGATGATGACTTGGATGTCCAAAATGCTGCACTTGATGCTCTAAAACGGATCTATAAGCAAGGCGATAGGAATCGGCTTCTCAGTCAACTTCAAAAGGCAATCAAGTCGAGCGACAATCGCGATAGGCATAATGCGAATTGGGTACTTGGGCATCTCGGTCAGGAAGATCCGGGGACAATTGTCCCGCTTTTGGTAAAACTGCTGGATCATCGAAGAATGGAAACTCGCTTGAATGCCGTCAAGGCACTCGGAGAGGTCGGAAGTGAACAAGCGATTCCAGCACTCGCTGCCTTAATTGAGTCCGGTTCTGCAAAATGGGCGCGCGATCGGGAGGAACCTGAAGTCCGACAACTTGCTGTGGAAGCACTCGGCAAAATCGGTGGGGCTGCTGTGCCGGAATTAGTCAAAATTGTGCAGAATAAGGGGTCATCGCTGCGTGTTGATGCCATTCGAGCCTTGGCTGTCCTCGGCGACGAGAAAGTTGTGGAACCGCTCTTAGAGGCTCTAAAGGAACAGAGCAGCCGGGATGTTGTTATCCCGATTAACTGA
- a CDS encoding GNAT family N-acetyltransferase yields the protein MANQAFDLAGALKVRPAEENDAVHLHTFCFPEKTPAEVAEELKADLDSDGQTHRLVAESSGYPIGQITVSKGSHDSEVAQVGNLAVSGPFRQLGVADYLIKAAEAAAAENGAKTLEIELASSETNVIQRYKDWGFVEKPIVILQKMLDAEEQEEVAEEVVEEETAEEVVDTDTVENPVTETAGEQQELLNA from the coding sequence ATGGCAAATCAAGCTTTCGACTTGGCTGGTGCGCTCAAGGTACGCCCGGCTGAAGAAAACGATGCAGTGCATTTACACACATTTTGTTTCCCTGAGAAAACTCCAGCAGAAGTTGCGGAAGAACTCAAAGCCGATTTGGACTCAGACGGTCAAACCCATCGACTCGTTGCTGAGTCGAGTGGATACCCGATCGGGCAGATTACCGTAAGTAAGGGTTCCCATGATTCTGAGGTGGCTCAAGTCGGGAATCTCGCTGTATCTGGACCCTTTCGGCAGTTAGGTGTGGCGGATTATCTCATAAAGGCTGCCGAGGCTGCCGCGGCAGAAAATGGCGCGAAAACCCTTGAAATTGAACTGGCATCCTCGGAAACGAATGTCATCCAGAGATATAAGGATTGGGGCTTCGTTGAAAAACCGATTGTTATTTTGCAGAAAATGCTTGACGCAGAAGAACAAGAAGAGGTCGCAGAAGAAGTCGTAGAAGAGGAAACCGCAGAAGAAGTCGTAGATACAGACACCGTTGAAAATCCCGTTACTGAGACCGCGGGCGAGCAACAGGAACTTCTTAATGCCTAA
- a CDS encoding DEAD/DEAH box helicase, whose product MLYKGLELDRFQEKAIAAINRDTSVIVTAPTGAGKTVIAEYAVEKCLKENQRVIYTAPIKALSNQKYRDFYAEYGEKIGIVTGDVVLNPYAQVLLMTTEIFRNTIFDDIERLRDVSYVIFDEIHYINDIERGTVWEESLIFAPQHIKFVCLSATIPNIRPFTEWMQGVRDIDIEIIEELKRPVPLEHHLYFKDYGIGSVEHISALRRRAQHDSRKRKADPFEDKKPPALPADLVETSLIPHLRREKQLPCLYFCFSRRGCEENAGALVFGSQLQLLNKKQTEQILKQFDELCLQFDIVEEKKITEFRRLVSCGIAYHHAGMLPTLKEVVERLFTSGLIQLLFTTETFAVGINMPACTVVFDSLEKFDGLGFRHLKAREYRQMSGRAGRRGIDSIGYVYAQIIPAYADFNEIRRIVSDKIEPIESQFNLSYSSILNLYQKYGDDIYDVYTMSLSNHQNRVRVTKLNKQIKDKTEKLQTLPKPECIHEGIDGSVQIEKHYRQQRNHKKNLQRLHVELAQIKSQTRGKKRKKERARRLRTVQKEIKRFQTRREESLCTDCQHLSTCTGKYKTIRKEEERLQKLKKKTTLVENDPQRQIAARLKVLEELGYIDAQTLLPRGSTAGHLYGYEVQLTQVLFSGFFERLTEDEINCLMVAIVTEPRKDGYFKPLKDERLLENLYAVSSEISLIQNLEAKHKVTEITPLLELRLCTAMLAWSQGCDFDKLERYARLDAGDFVRSFRLVVDQLRQIRRAMSGHTALVDKLNRCIGKINRDVVDAERQLRIGQEDLDETKVEESDQPLPVALEGSEDAEAGSETSIP is encoded by the coding sequence ATGCTTTACAAAGGGTTAGAACTGGATCGGTTTCAGGAGAAAGCGATCGCAGCGATTAATCGGGATACGTCAGTAATTGTCACTGCCCCGACGGGGGCTGGCAAAACCGTCATCGCTGAATACGCTGTTGAAAAGTGTCTTAAGGAAAACCAACGCGTTATCTACACCGCACCGATCAAAGCCCTTAGTAATCAAAAATATCGGGACTTTTACGCCGAGTATGGGGAAAAAATCGGAATTGTCACTGGCGATGTCGTACTCAATCCGTATGCACAAGTACTCTTGATGACGACCGAGATTTTTCGAAATACTATCTTTGATGATATTGAACGGTTAAGAGACGTATCTTACGTCATCTTTGATGAAATTCATTATATTAATGATATTGAGCGCGGCACCGTCTGGGAAGAAAGCCTCATTTTCGCACCTCAACATATTAAATTCGTTTGTCTGAGCGCGACAATCCCAAATATTCGTCCCTTCACCGAATGGATGCAAGGTGTTCGGGATATTGACATCGAGATAATTGAAGAATTAAAACGTCCCGTTCCTTTGGAGCATCACCTCTATTTTAAAGATTATGGCATCGGTAGTGTAGAACATATCTCCGCACTTCGCAGAAGGGCGCAGCACGACTCGCGTAAACGAAAAGCCGACCCATTTGAAGATAAAAAACCTCCAGCACTTCCTGCTGACTTGGTAGAGACAAGCCTGATTCCACATCTCCGTCGAGAGAAGCAGCTTCCCTGCCTCTATTTCTGTTTTAGTCGGAGGGGGTGTGAAGAAAACGCAGGTGCATTGGTGTTCGGATCGCAGCTACAGTTGCTAAATAAAAAACAGACCGAACAGATTTTAAAGCAATTTGATGAGCTCTGTCTCCAATTTGACATCGTCGAAGAAAAGAAAATTACGGAATTCCGTAGGTTAGTCAGTTGCGGCATCGCTTATCATCACGCGGGTATGTTACCAACGCTGAAAGAGGTCGTCGAGAGGTTGTTTACCTCCGGATTAATTCAACTCCTTTTTACCACTGAAACGTTCGCTGTTGGTATTAATATGCCAGCCTGTACAGTGGTCTTTGACAGCCTTGAAAAATTTGATGGACTCGGATTTCGGCATCTCAAGGCACGAGAATATCGTCAGATGTCGGGGCGTGCTGGCAGGCGCGGTATTGACTCCATCGGTTACGTCTATGCCCAAATTATACCCGCTTATGCGGATTTCAATGAAATTCGACGTATTGTTTCTGATAAGATCGAACCCATAGAGAGCCAATTCAATCTTTCCTATTCCAGCATTCTCAACCTTTATCAGAAATATGGTGATGACATTTACGATGTTTATACGATGAGTTTGAGTAACCATCAGAACCGCGTGCGGGTCACTAAGCTCAATAAGCAAATTAAAGATAAGACGGAAAAACTTCAGACGCTCCCTAAACCCGAGTGTATTCACGAAGGTATTGATGGGAGTGTGCAAATTGAGAAACATTATCGTCAGCAGCGGAATCATAAAAAAAATCTTCAGCGTTTGCATGTAGAACTCGCACAAATCAAATCCCAGACGCGAGGAAAAAAGCGGAAAAAGGAACGCGCGAGGCGATTGAGAACCGTTCAGAAAGAAATTAAACGTTTTCAAACGAGGCGCGAGGAGAGTCTTTGTACCGACTGTCAGCACTTATCCACATGTACCGGGAAATATAAAACCATTCGCAAGGAAGAGGAACGACTTCAAAAACTTAAGAAAAAGACAACACTTGTTGAAAACGATCCCCAGCGACAGATAGCCGCCCGTTTGAAAGTGCTTGAAGAACTCGGATACATTGACGCACAAACGCTTCTGCCGCGCGGGAGCACCGCTGGCCATCTCTATGGATATGAGGTCCAGCTAACCCAAGTACTGTTTAGCGGCTTTTTTGAAAGGTTGACAGAGGACGAAATTAACTGTCTCATGGTCGCTATTGTCACCGAACCCCGTAAAGATGGATACTTTAAACCGCTCAAAGATGAACGTTTGTTAGAGAATCTTTATGCAGTCAGTTCTGAAATTTCGCTCATACAGAATTTAGAGGCTAAACATAAGGTGACTGAAATCACACCGCTCTTAGAACTTCGACTCTGCACTGCGATGCTCGCTTGGAGTCAAGGTTGTGATTTTGACAAACTTGAACGATATGCACGTTTAGATGCTGGCGACTTTGTCAGATCCTTTCGACTCGTCGTTGATCAGCTTCGCCAAATCCGTCGTGCTATGAGTGGTCATACTGCTCTCGTTGATAAACTCAACCGATGTATCGGCAAGATTAACAGAGATGTTGTGGATGCAGAGCGGCAACTGCGAATTGGGCAGGAGGATCTTGATGAAACAAAAGTTGAGGAATCCGACCAGCCACTCCCTGTTGCCCTTGAAGGTTCGGAGGATGCTGAAGCAGGAAGTGAAACATCGATTCCTTAG
- a CDS encoding transglutaminase family protein, producing the protein MTKKPQTDPFFSFANLNSTEVELATGALLIAQSEYRELNIENYLHQLDEMADTVRERIQETTLPEAHITVLNQYLFQEKGFTGNTDNYYALGNNFLNFVLDKKTGIPITLGVVYIEVGRRAGLPLVGVNFPGHFLVRYQREHLDILLDVFENGSFMCEDALQTKLQETHGDSVPLESSMLVEATDKEILARILRNLTRAYTLLENYDKALTAAERITWLLPNVAADYRLLGYLHYKNHAYSEGIAAFETYLQLTNAPPDATAVERNIQHLQKLLSRLN; encoded by the coding sequence ATGACAAAAAAACCGCAAACAGATCCATTTTTCTCCTTCGCGAACCTGAATAGTACCGAGGTTGAACTCGCAACAGGTGCGCTGCTCATCGCGCAGAGCGAGTATCGCGAACTTAATATTGAGAATTACCTCCACCAGCTTGATGAGATGGCGGATACGGTTCGGGAACGGATCCAAGAGACGACGCTACCTGAGGCGCACATTACTGTCCTGAATCAATACCTCTTTCAGGAAAAAGGGTTCACAGGAAATACCGACAACTACTACGCCCTCGGCAACAACTTCCTCAACTTTGTCCTTGATAAAAAGACGGGGATTCCGATTACGTTAGGTGTTGTCTACATCGAAGTCGGCAGACGCGCTGGGTTACCACTTGTTGGCGTAAATTTTCCGGGGCATTTCCTTGTAAGATACCAACGTGAGCATTTAGACATCCTGCTTGATGTATTTGAAAACGGATCTTTTATGTGTGAAGACGCACTCCAGACAAAACTCCAAGAAACGCATGGTGACTCGGTCCCACTGGAATCGAGTATGTTGGTTGAAGCGACAGATAAAGAGATTCTTGCCCGCATTTTGCGGAACCTGACGCGCGCCTACACGCTTCTTGAAAACTACGATAAAGCACTTACAGCGGCTGAACGGATCACGTGGCTGCTACCGAACGTCGCCGCGGATTATCGCCTCCTGGGTTACCTGCACTACAAAAATCATGCATACAGCGAAGGTATCGCTGCTTTCGAGACCTATCTCCAACTCACAAACGCGCCACCCGATGCTACAGCAGTTGAGCGAAACATCCAACACCTCCAAAAATTGCTCTCGCGTCTGAATTAA
- the tsaB gene encoding tRNA (adenosine(37)-N6)-threonylcarbamoyltransferase complex dimerization subunit type 1 TsaB translates to MKILGIDTSTPIGSIALIDGDNLVAEHTLNIVQAHSSRLMPAIDSVLKWGNITVDALDGCAVGIGPGSFTGIRIGVATIKSICYALDTPIVGVSTLEAIAYNLRSTNGVICPLLDARRSEIYGTAFHGGTEWQRLSEDLCLPVDAFLDRLTTNVPSNGLLNFVGDGLLTYGDAVRERLGGNAHFANPIFNVPRGATIAHLGAQRLQHGDTDSYWTLVPNYVRVGLY, encoded by the coding sequence ATGAAAATTTTAGGTATTGACACCTCTACCCCTATTGGGAGTATCGCCTTAATAGATGGCGATAATTTAGTCGCAGAACATACACTCAACATTGTCCAAGCACACTCCTCGAGACTCATGCCAGCGATTGATAGCGTCTTGAAATGGGGTAATATCACAGTAGATGCTCTGGATGGATGTGCCGTTGGCATCGGACCCGGATCGTTCACCGGTATTCGCATCGGTGTCGCGACGATCAAATCCATCTGTTATGCCCTCGACACACCGATTGTTGGTGTCTCGACCTTGGAGGCGATCGCCTATAACCTCCGATCGACAAACGGTGTCATCTGTCCACTTCTCGATGCCCGACGGAGCGAAATTTATGGCACTGCTTTCCATGGCGGCACCGAATGGCAACGTCTCAGCGAAGATCTCTGCTTACCCGTCGATGCATTCCTCGATCGACTCACTACGAATGTCCCATCAAATGGTCTTCTCAATTTCGTTGGGGATGGACTCCTGACGTACGGAGATGCAGTCCGAGAAAGGCTCGGTGGGAACGCACACTTTGCCAATCCTATTTTCAACGTTCCACGGGGGGCAACGATTGCACACCTTGGGGCACAACGGCTGCAGCACGGCGATACCGATAGTTACTGGACCTTAGTACCGAACTACGTTAGGGTCGGATTATATTAA
- a CDS encoding oligosaccharide flippase family protein, with amino-acid sequence MNRIFKNTSSLSSAHLIGRLGSLVITIWLMPRYFSESELGGYFVAIALTNLIAILTELGLQNPLIREMTLHPQQTRHYLGNALIVRVILSIVAYGIMIISGIILYPPIILKMIVFLGLAEIVNSLAQLHRCVFRAHEEMKYEALTVIAERGAFLVIGGGAILRGYGLVPICQVMLAASCINLVLSVGFARFRFTRLRFQPSREIVKVLMQQALPFAVGNLFNLLYFRVDAILLSKLSAEGVDANTWYGLAYTIVNAFTTLPGAFMMGAMFPVLSRAWEREKGRFPGAYALGMRWMVLSGFPLAVGLSILSPEITMVLFPTYTPSEVAKISIALQWLSWAGGLIFITTAVLAVLRATDKRRAFSVLMGTTALLNICLNLYLIPRFSHTGAAIAMVISEGYLLIFGIGYISRNIIKLRETPFIFRTFLKACLLSALMGVGLVQLKGSLSIWTLIPLAVLFYGGGMAILGEFRERLRFE; translated from the coding sequence ATGAACCGTATTTTTAAAAACACGTCATCCCTATCCAGTGCCCACCTTATCGGCCGCCTCGGCTCACTCGTGATAACGATCTGGCTCATGCCACGTTATTTTAGTGAAAGTGAACTCGGCGGCTATTTTGTTGCGATTGCCCTCACGAACCTTATTGCGATTCTCACGGAATTAGGACTCCAAAACCCACTCATCCGAGAGATGACGTTGCACCCGCAACAGACCCGACACTATCTCGGCAACGCGCTCATTGTCCGCGTCATTCTCTCAATTGTTGCTTATGGCATCATGATTATCAGCGGTATAATCCTCTATCCGCCGATAATCCTAAAGATGATAGTTTTTTTAGGGTTGGCAGAGATTGTCAATTCGTTAGCACAATTGCACCGATGTGTCTTCCGCGCGCACGAGGAGATGAAATATGAGGCTTTAACCGTAATAGCCGAGCGTGGCGCGTTTCTTGTCATCGGCGGTGGCGCGATTCTACGCGGCTATGGACTCGTGCCGATCTGTCAAGTGATGCTCGCAGCGAGTTGTATTAATCTGGTTTTGAGCGTTGGATTCGCCCGATTCCGCTTCACGCGACTGCGTTTCCAACCGAGTCGAGAGATCGTGAAAGTGCTGATGCAGCAGGCGTTGCCGTTTGCGGTTGGGAACCTCTTCAATCTGCTCTATTTTCGCGTTGATGCGATTCTGCTATCAAAATTAAGCGCGGAAGGGGTGGATGCCAACACATGGTATGGTCTGGCGTATACGATTGTTAACGCTTTCACGACTCTGCCGGGAGCGTTCATGATGGGTGCGATGTTCCCTGTGCTATCTCGTGCATGGGAACGAGAGAAAGGGAGGTTCCCGGGGGCATACGCGCTTGGTATGCGGTGGATGGTCCTGAGTGGATTTCCGTTAGCGGTTGGACTTTCAATATTATCGCCCGAAATTACGATGGTGTTATTTCCGACCTACACACCGAGTGAAGTCGCCAAAATATCAATTGCACTCCAATGGCTCAGTTGGGCGGGTGGACTCATTTTCATAACGACAGCAGTATTGGCGGTGCTTCGAGCGACAGATAAACGTCGTGCTTTCTCCGTCCTGATGGGCACAACGGCACTCCTGAACATCTGTTTGAATCTATACCTAATCCCGCGTTTCAGCCACACGGGTGCCGCCATTGCGATGGTTATCAGTGAGGGATACCTACTTATTTTTGGAATCGGTTACATTTCAAGAAACATTATCAAATTACGGGAAACCCCGTTTATATTCCGCACGTTTTTGAAAGCATGTCTCCTCTCTGCTCTGATGGGCGTTGGTTTAGTGCAGTTGAAGGGTTCCCTCTCTATCTGGACACTGATTCCGTTGGCAGTGTTGTTTTATGGGGGCGGGATGGCGATTCTGGGGGAATTTCGGGAAAGACTTCGGTTTGAGTAA